TCCAGGAGAATGTATGATAAACCTTAAGCAATCCTTCAGAATAGttcatcttttttcctttagcCATTACTTTCTTTTTAACATGACAACCACAGGACAAATACAGGACAATTTCAGACATCAGCAGtgatgcagaggaaaaaaaaagacctaCCAGAACCATGTGTGGTATCACACACATTTTTGGGAAATGTCAGGTAAATCTTCCTCCGACCTCTGAAGCATGATAAATAAAGAAGTTCAGCCTTTTTCTCATCAGCACTGAGACTGGAGTGTAGCTGCCCATTTTGCTTCAGACttcttgttttgttgtgttCTACAAATGACTCAGCTCTGTTCTCTAGGGGTTGCACTACTACTCATTTTTAGACCAAGGAAAGATTATAAAAAAAGGCAGTTTCAAAGTAGCATTCTATGAAGACGTTTCTAGGAAACAACTcttttctttgttaaaaatataaacacaaaCCAAAGCTAGATAATACTTTTTGCCccttttattaaaaacagtCATTCCAGGTGACATACAATTGGCAAAGATACATATGACCAAATCTCTACTTTTAAGGAAACTATTTACAGATTATTACAAAGTGACCCCACGTGTGCAATGACCGAGTCCTGTGCTGGTTTTTCACACTGAAAtcttctggttttctttcagCTGCTCAGGAGATTCTACTTTCAGTTTGTCTGTGTGATCAACAACAACACACTGGCTTcaaaagatatttattttagaTATCTGTAAGTGCCCACAGTGAAAAGCTGCACCTGCTGTGAGATATCAGACAGAAGAGTCTCTTTTATGTCTCTGCCATCCAGGTTTGTCCTTTTGTACCACTTCCCACATGGAAAGCTGTCACTCCAAGCCCCTTGCTGTGTTAACCAACATTTGCTCCACTAAAAAAATTTCCTAAACCATTTGTTTAGGGACCAGGAAAGAGGACAAATCTTACCCATAGGAAACCATCCAGAGCAGAAGTCTGTAGTGACAGAAGCAGATACAGCCTCAGTTTTCTAAACAAACCTACAGAAAAACTTCAACTGTACAGCACCCACATTAAcaaggggaggggaaagaagTATCTTCCTGTAGTCATTACCCACACTCTCGACAGCACTGCATCAAGTAAGAAAGAATATCAGTCCATGTACCAGGATGCTTTTTCCTATTTCCTGCTCTTGTTTTAGGTCAGCTGGAAgcttcttttttcagtttttctaaaATCTCATCTGGTGTTGCTGATACCGAAATCTTCAGCACTTTGTCCCGTGATTTACCCCCCTGGTTTagacaaacacagaaaaaactcATCTTTCAGAGAATCACCCTTTAGGGTAAGAAAACAGTGCAATTCATAAAATGCTGATAAACAAATGAAGCAGTTTGCCCATGATTCAGGAAAAACAAGACTCACATCTTTTTTTCTCTACCTTCTCACAACATTTCCTTGGTCATCTTATCCTTTACTATTAGTCTTCTAGTAAAAGACTTCTATAACTACTCCATTAAACcaacagataaaaataaaaagcaccatTTTTCATTGTGCTTATAAACTATAAAAGAAAATGGCTGGAAACACTGACTTCAAGTACAATGaattaataaaacaaattatttattcaGTGAAATGAATAAAACAAAGAGTTTCTGCTCACCAGTCAAGACATGTAAATTCTAATACAGAGAAACTCTTGAGGCCTAGCTACAACCCAAGTGCTTTCATATGCTCTTGCTTATGTGTGACAGTTAAATGTCAGAATCTTTTGATTCAAATACAtaagaagttatttttaaaaaatgaaaagttatTAATAAAATGCACGTTCTCTGCAGAACACAAATTCTGTGAACTCATTTGACATGAAACTCATTTGACAGAAAACACGAACTACAGAGATTTGCAAAACATTATCATGATAACCCCTCTGGTTAAAAGATGTCAAGATCAGCCATAGTTCTTCCTACACTAAGTTTGTTCTCAATGAATCATTCCATTAACTCAACTAAACTTTTTAAAGTGTCTTTCAAACTGAACTTGGAACAGCTCCCTGTATTCAAAGTGTAAGTTTCAAAATCTTGAATTTCAAATGCAGTATGGcaaagctgaaaggaaaaaaaggaagtacCTTCTCTAAAACAACATCACTCTTCTTCACTTCAAGCACCTTAGCGAGGTAGCGACACAGCTCTGCATTTGCCTCCCCTTCCGACGGAGGTGCAGCAATAGCTACACCTACTGCCTCAGCCGTCACATCTACAGCAAATAGTTGGAGGATTTTATGctcaaaatattcaaaacatCACGTCATGGTTTcttaaaaatgaatgtttatGCTGTCAAAAGTATTTTGATTTAAAACGGAGTAAATGCACAGATTAGCAGGTGATGGCATTTTCACATTTAATGAACTCCCTTGATTGTCGGCCAGTACAATCAAATATAAACTCCTGACAATTCAAGCAGTGATTATGGCCAGTCCTGTTACATGGTGCCAGTCCTGCCTGGCCCCATGTAACACGACTCAAATCAGGTtacccctgccccagccccaaaaGCCGCTTGTTGAGTCAGTCTGCTCAGAGAGTCAGGCTGTCAGTAAATTCCCAGTAAATTCCCAAGGGGCCTGGACGCTGCCACAGCCCGTGGGTGCTGCACACACGGGGGATGTCAAAGCAGTCCCAATGCAGGAGCAAGGCTTTAGAGGGACAACACGTTTTATTAGACCCAACTTTTATGGCTCTAATAAGACCGCACAGACCCTTGAGACACAAAGGGCCTGCACGAAACAGATGCCAAACGGAAGGATTTAGGACCAGGATTTACCCCGTGCTCACCGCCACCCAGCGCTGTACACAGGGGAGAGCCGAACTCCTCGCTTCAGTCTCCGGGGGGGATTTTGCGCTTTCCCTCCCTCCGCCCCTGTTCCTCAGGGTGCAGCGATGCAGGGCCCGGTGCCCCGGCCCGCAGACCCACCTGTGACGGCGCTGCAGCGGGCACCGGGCTTGGCGCGCACCGCCACCCTCACggagccgccgcccgccgccgccaccggTCCCGCGGCGGCGCCCGGCTCCGCGGGGCCCTTGGCGGCTGCTTTTCCCTGAAACAGAGGAACAGGCGCGGTCACCGCGGGCACCACCCGCCcctgcccctccttccctctccgGGCCCTGCCCGCACCTTCCCGGGCATGGCCCCGCCGCTCCACACCGACGCCGCCCGCACCCGCAGGAACCCAGCGAGGCTCGGCATGGCCGGGGCGGCCCTTCCGGCAACcgcgccgggcccgccccgAGGCGCCTGCGCGTTCCGCACGGCCCGGCCGGGCCGGCCCTGTGCCCACAGCGGCTGCTCCGGCACAGCCTCGCCCTGTGCCCTCAGCGGCTGCTCCCGGCCGGGCCGGCCCTGTGCCCTCAGCGACTGCTCCGGCACAGCCTCGCCCTGTGCCCTCAGCGGCTGCTCCGGCACAGCCTCGCCCTGTGCCCGCCGCGGCTGCTTCGGGACAGCCTCGCCCTGTGCCCGCCGCGGCTGCtcccggccgggccgggcctgtGCCCTCAGCGGCTGCTCCGGGACAGCCTCGCCCTGTGCCCGCCGCGGCTGCTCCCGCACGGCCCGGCCGAGCCCCGTCCCTGTCCCGG
The Melospiza georgiana isolate bMelGeo1 chromosome 13, bMelGeo1.pri, whole genome shotgun sequence genome window above contains:
- the C13H15orf40 gene encoding UPF0235 protein C15orf40 homolog, with protein sequence MPSLAGFLRVRAASVWSGGAMPGKGKAAAKGPAEPGAAAGPVAAAGGGSVRVAVRAKPGARCSAVTDVTAEAVGVAIAAPPSEGEANAELCRYLAKVLEVKKSDVVLEKGGKSRDKVLKISVSATPDEILEKLKKEASS